From the genome of Brienomyrus brachyistius isolate T26 chromosome 8, BBRACH_0.4, whole genome shotgun sequence, one region includes:
- the wnt7aa gene encoding wingless-type MMTV integration site family, member 7Aa, translating into MSRKTRRWIFHIFLCLGIVYMKIGGFSSVVALGASIICNKIPGLAPRQRTICQSRPDAIIVIGEGAQMGINECQFQFKNGRWNCSALGERTVFGKELKVGSKEAAFTYAIIAAGVAHAITAACTQGNLSDCSCDKEKQGFYNQEEGWKWGGCSADIRYGLNFSKVFVDAREIKQNARTLMNLHNNRAGRKILEKNMRLECKCHGVSGSCTTKTCWTTLPKFRQLGYILKDKYHQAVHVEPVRASRNKRPTFLKVKKPYSYRKPMDTDLVYIDKSPNYCEEDPVTGSVGTQGRICNKTATQTNGCDLMCCGRGYNTHQYSRVWQCNCKFLWCCYVKCNTCSERTEVYTCK; encoded by the exons ATGAGCAGGAAAACGCGACGTTGGATTTTCCATATTTTCCTTTGCCTGGGAATTGTGTATATGAAAATTGG GGGCTTTTCGTCGGTGGTTGCGCTGGGAGCGAGTATAATCTGTAACAAAATTCCCGGGTTGGCTCCTCGTCAACGGACTATCTGTCAAAGCCGACCAGATGCTATCATAGTGATCGGAGAGGGAGCCCAAATGGGGATCAACGAGTGCCAGTTCCAGTTCAAAAACGGACGCTGGAACTGCTCTGCGCTCGGGGAGAGGACCGTCTTTGGAAAAGAGCTGAAAGTGG GCAGCAAAGAGGCCGCCTTCACCTACGCCATCATCGCCGCCGGCGTGGCGCATGCCATCACTGCAGCCTGCACGCAGGGCAACCTGAGCGACTGCAGCTGCGACAAGGAGAAGCAGGGCTTCTACAACCAGGAGGAAGGCTGGAAGTGGGGGGGCTGCTCGGCGGACATCCGCTACGGTCTCAACTTCTCCAAGGTGTTCGTGGATGCGCGGGAGATCAAGCAGAACGCCAGGACTCTGATGAACCTGCATAACAACAGGGCTGGACGGAAG ATCCTGGAGAAAAACATGCGGCTAGAATGCAAGTGTCACGGTGTGTCGGGCTCTTGCACCACCAAGACTTGCTGGACCACGCTGCCCAAGTTCCGGCAGCTGGGTTACATCCTGAAGGACAAGTACCACCAGGCAGTGCACGTGGAGCCGGTGCGGGCCAGCCGCAACAAGCGACCCACCTTCCTCAAGGTCAAGAAACCCTACTCCTACCGCAAGCCCATGGACACAGACCTGGTCTACATCGACAAATCACCGAACTACTGCGAGGAGGACCCGGTGACAGGCAGCGTGGGCACGCAGGGGCGCATCTGCAACAAGACGGCGACGCAGACCAACGGTTGCGACCTCATGTGTTGTGGGCGCGGCTACAACACGCACCAGTACTCGCGCGTCTGGCAGTGCAACTGCAAGTTCCTGTGGTGCTGCTATGTCAAGTGCAACACATGCAGCGAGAGGACAGAGGTGTACACGTGCAAATGA